Proteins encoded in a region of the Pirellulales bacterium genome:
- a CDS encoding DJ-1/PfpI family protein, protein MLTLALPSRAARRLGQLTIVTAMFAGIDASARAGDESSTGGAQAPTRTLGVVLYPRFELLDVYGPVEMFGAVGNRVKIVMVGYQAGPITSAQGPKVVADYAFDNCPPLDLILVPGGFGTATQLGNEPLLTWLRDRAERAEIVMSVCSGSALLAKAGLLDGRRATSNKQFFQFAEKQGPKVNWVKEARWVEDGNRVTSSGVSAGMDMALAVIARLYGEQTAERVAHGTEYQWHRDANVDPFAKFAK, encoded by the coding sequence ATGCTCACGCTAGCACTGCCATCGCGCGCCGCTCGGCGGCTAGGCCAACTCACAATCGTTACCGCAATGTTCGCGGGCATCGATGCGTCCGCCAGGGCGGGCGACGAATCGTCCACGGGCGGCGCACAGGCGCCGACGCGCACGCTCGGCGTGGTCCTCTATCCGCGCTTCGAGCTGTTGGACGTCTATGGTCCGGTCGAGATGTTCGGCGCCGTAGGTAATCGCGTGAAGATCGTCATGGTCGGCTACCAGGCCGGGCCGATCACAAGCGCGCAAGGGCCGAAGGTCGTGGCTGATTACGCGTTCGATAATTGTCCGCCGCTGGACTTGATTCTCGTGCCCGGCGGATTCGGCACCGCCACGCAGTTGGGGAACGAGCCGCTGTTGACCTGGCTGCGCGATCGCGCCGAGCGGGCGGAGATCGTGATGAGCGTTTGCTCGGGCTCGGCGCTGTTGGCCAAGGCCGGATTGCTCGACGGCCGCCGCGCGACTTCGAACAAGCAATTCTTCCAGTTCGCCGAGAAGCAAGGACCGAAGGTCAATTGGGTCAAGGAAGCGCGGTGGGTCGAGGACGGCAATCGCGTGACCAGTTCGGGTGTCTCGGCCGGAATGGATATGGCCCTGGCCGTGATCGCGCGGCTGTACGGCGAACAAACGGCCGAACGGGTCGCCCATGGCACCGAGTACCAGTGGCACCGTGACGCCAACGTCGATCCTTTCGCTAAATTCGCGAAATAG